A region of Coraliomargarita sinensis DNA encodes the following proteins:
- the phoU gene encoding phosphate signaling complex protein PhoU, whose translation MNRYFHKELEEIRSKLILIGEKANEAGSLAVEGFIQSDLEKTLSAIKMDDEIDDLEIEIDRDSVRYITLRSPVSSDVRLIFVAIKASHDLERAGDEAHSIAKRTRSILTRDGKVTNTVAIETMSGLAFGMLKDALTSFLEEDLELAHGIIERDKEVDRLNKENFKKLSKGMEGENIEASTSIETILISRSIERIADHAKNLAEEVIYLLTGE comes from the coding sequence ATGAACCGCTATTTCCACAAAGAACTCGAAGAAATTCGCAGCAAACTCATCCTGATCGGTGAAAAGGCCAACGAGGCCGGAAGCCTCGCTGTCGAGGGATTTATCCAGAGCGATCTCGAAAAGACGCTCAGTGCCATAAAAATGGACGACGAGATCGACGACCTTGAAATCGAGATCGACCGCGATTCCGTCCGATATATCACCTTGCGTTCGCCGGTCTCCAGCGATGTCCGCCTGATCTTTGTCGCGATCAAAGCCAGCCACGACCTGGAACGTGCCGGTGACGAGGCTCACAGCATCGCCAAGCGCACCCGCAGTATTCTCACCCGGGACGGGAAAGTAACCAATACGGTCGCGATCGAAACCATGAGCGGTCTGGCTTTCGGCATGCTGAAGGATGCACTCACCTCATTTCTGGAAGAGGATCTCGAACTGGCACATGGCATCATTGAACGCGACAAGGAGGTCGACCGCCTGAACAAGGAGAACTTCAAAAAGCTCTCCAAGGGAATGGAAGGGGAGAATATCGAAGCTTCCACTTCAATCGAGACGATTCTGATTTCGAGATCGATCGAGCGGATCGCCGACCATGCCAAGAATCTGGCCGAAGAGGTCATCTACCTGCTCACGGGCGAGTAA
- the pstB gene encoding phosphate ABC transporter ATP-binding protein PstB has protein sequence MAQNKDTANSQDTRNIIEVRDFNFAYGNSQALFDVNMDIKEKEVTAFIGPSGCGKSTFLRCFNRMNDLIDIARITGGSVKINGIDIYGKEIDVIELRKHVGMVFQKSNPFPKSIYDNIAYGLRIQGIKNKSTLDDVVEECLRGAALWDEVKDRLHESALGMSGGQQQRLCIARALAVKPEILLMDEPCSALDPIATAKVEELIHSLKKEYTIVIVTHNMQQAARVSDRTAFFYLGKLIEYDVTDTIFMNPNNEQTEAYVSGRFG, from the coding sequence ATGGCTCAAAACAAGGATACCGCCAATAGCCAAGACACGCGCAACATTATTGAGGTCCGTGACTTCAATTTCGCCTACGGCAATTCTCAGGCCCTCTTCGATGTCAACATGGATATCAAAGAGAAGGAGGTGACTGCATTCATCGGACCCTCTGGTTGCGGCAAGTCCACTTTCCTGCGCTGCTTCAACCGCATGAACGACCTGATCGACATCGCACGAATCACAGGAGGCAGCGTCAAAATCAACGGCATCGATATTTACGGCAAAGAGATTGATGTGATCGAGCTCCGCAAGCACGTGGGCATGGTTTTCCAGAAGTCCAACCCCTTCCCGAAATCCATCTACGATAATATTGCTTACGGTCTCCGCATCCAGGGCATCAAAAACAAGAGTACACTGGATGATGTTGTCGAAGAATGCCTGCGCGGGGCGGCGCTCTGGGACGAGGTCAAAGATCGCCTCCATGAAAGCGCCCTCGGCATGTCCGGCGGGCAACAGCAACGACTATGTATTGCACGTGCGCTGGCGGTAAAACCGGAAATTCTCCTAATGGATGAACCCTGCTCGGCACTCGACCCGATCGCCACGGCCAAGGTTGAGGAATTGATTCACTCCTTGAAGAAGGAATACACCATCGTTATTGTGACACACAATATGCAGCAGGCGGCACGCGTCTCCGACCGGACGGCATTCTTTTATCTCGGAAAACTCATCGAGTACGATGTAACCGACACCATCTTTATGAATCCGAACAACGAACAAACCGAGGCCTATGTCTCCGGTCGCTTCGGTTAA